A genomic segment from Streptomyces sp. NBC_01233 encodes:
- a CDS encoding helix-turn-helix domain-containing protein gives MAHQVPNQRLRQTRESRNESREEFAAAIRRMGSDIGENVGCTKRHVAAWEDGEITWPRPVYRRILSALLGLSPTELGFAPRNGPDSAARAPAPAPAPAAGGGGDVLDRRAFTAGMIGGVMPLAGGRGREPLPSLLDVGADVRLVPAQLSALEQRVGGAAVLDLATTQLKMFQHLSRLTERSGTREGRELLSTIGWIGRIAAWSAFDSGDPNLARVLFGEARSYALMSGDSLLLADLANLLSHQELYLGNPSGALSIIATVHREASDELSHPKVRALFRIREMQARALLKDAAGVRECEREAFSLFEMSERHPDELWWLGFLSRGETSRQLGSAYLDLGEPARAERFLRESADVSRADFTRNDTYWRIRLAQSLALLGENDEAAALAQDVLHHYWVDGSGRIRSQVLQFGRMLDPRQGGAAARDFHGLLREAQPAMAAELSG, from the coding sequence ATGGCGCACCAGGTTCCCAATCAACGCCTGCGACAGACCAGGGAGTCGAGGAATGAGAGCAGAGAGGAGTTCGCTGCCGCGATCCGCCGGATGGGCAGCGACATCGGCGAGAACGTCGGCTGCACCAAGCGCCATGTCGCCGCTTGGGAGGACGGGGAGATCACCTGGCCGCGTCCGGTCTACCGGCGGATCCTCTCGGCCCTGCTCGGCCTGTCCCCCACCGAGCTCGGGTTCGCCCCCAGGAACGGCCCGGACTCCGCGGCCCGCGCGCCGGCGCCCGCACCGGCCCCAGCGGCGGGCGGAGGTGGGGACGTGCTGGACCGCAGGGCCTTCACTGCCGGGATGATCGGCGGCGTCATGCCGCTGGCCGGAGGCCGTGGGCGGGAGCCCTTGCCCTCCCTCCTGGACGTCGGGGCGGACGTGCGCCTCGTGCCGGCCCAGTTGAGCGCACTGGAGCAGCGCGTCGGCGGCGCCGCCGTCCTCGACCTGGCGACGACGCAGCTGAAGATGTTCCAGCACCTTTCGCGGCTCACGGAACGCTCGGGCACCCGGGAGGGCCGGGAGCTCCTGTCGACGATCGGCTGGATCGGCAGGATCGCCGCGTGGAGCGCGTTCGACTCCGGCGACCCGAACCTGGCACGGGTGCTGTTCGGCGAGGCGCGCTCGTACGCCCTGATGTCCGGGGACTCGCTGCTGCTCGCCGACCTGGCGAACCTGCTGTCCCACCAGGAGCTGTACCTGGGCAATCCGTCGGGCGCCCTTTCGATCATCGCCACCGTGCACCGCGAGGCTTCCGACGAGCTCTCGCACCCGAAGGTGCGGGCACTGTTCCGGATCCGTGAAATGCAGGCGCGCGCCCTGCTCAAGGACGCCGCAGGGGTACGGGAATGCGAGCGCGAGGCCTTCTCCCTGTTCGAGATGTCCGAGCGGCACCCCGACGAACTGTGGTGGCTCGGGTTCCTGTCCCGGGGTGAGACCAGCCGGCAGCTCGGCAGCGCCTATCTCGATCTGGGGGAGCCCGCGCGGGCCGAACGGTTCCTCCGCGAGTCCGCCGACGTCTCGCGTGCCGACTTCACGCGCAACGACACCTACTGGCGGATCCGGCTGGCGCAGTCCCTGGCCCTGCTGGGCGAGAACGACGAGGCGGCCGCCCTCGCCCAAGACGTCCTGCACCACTACTGGGTCGACGGATCCGGGCGCATCCGCTCCCAGGTGCTGCAGTTCGGCAGGATGCTGGACCCGCGGCAGGGCGGTGCGGCGGCCAGGGACTTCCACGGCCTGCTACGTGAGGCACAGCCCGCCATGGCCGCGGAGCTCTCGGGCTGA
- a CDS encoding DNA repair helicase XPB, whose product MNGPLIVQSDKTLLLEVDHELAGAARRAIAPFAELERAPEHIHTYRITPLGLWNARAAGHDAEQVVDALVEYSRYPVPHALLVDVAETMARYGRLTLSKHPVHGLVLTSTDRPVLEEILRSKRIAPLVGARLDADTVAVHPSERGQIKQTLLKLGWPAEDLAGYVDGEAHPIELAEDGWALRPYQQQAVEGFWHGGSGVVVLPCGAGKTLVGAGAMAMAKATTLILVTNTVSARQWKHELVKRTSLTEEEIGEYSGTRKEIRPVTIATYQVLTTKRKGVYPHLELFDSRDWGLIVYDEVHLLPAPVFKFTADLQARRRLGLTATLVREDGRESDVFSLIGPKRFDAPWKEIEAQGYIAPADCVEVRVNLTESERLAYATAETEEKYRFCATTATKRKVTEALVRKHRGEQTLVIGQYIDQLDELGEHLDAPVIKGETSNAQREKLFNAFREGEISVLVVSKVANFSIDLPEATVAIQVSGTFGSRQEEAQRLGRVLRPKADGHEARFYSVVARDTIDQDFAAHRQRFLAEQGYAYRIMDADELLASD is encoded by the coding sequence GTGAACGGACCGCTCATCGTCCAGAGCGACAAGACCCTCCTGCTCGAGGTCGACCACGAGCTCGCCGGAGCCGCGCGCCGCGCCATCGCTCCGTTCGCCGAGCTGGAGCGGGCCCCCGAGCACATCCACACCTACCGGATCACCCCGCTCGGCCTGTGGAACGCCCGGGCCGCCGGTCACGACGCCGAGCAGGTCGTCGACGCGCTCGTCGAGTACTCCCGCTACCCCGTCCCGCACGCGCTGCTCGTCGACGTGGCCGAGACCATGGCGCGCTACGGCCGCCTCACCCTCTCCAAGCACCCCGTGCACGGCCTGGTCCTGACCAGCACCGACCGGCCCGTGCTGGAGGAGATCCTGCGGTCCAAGCGGATCGCCCCGCTCGTCGGTGCGCGGCTCGACGCCGACACCGTGGCCGTGCACCCTTCCGAGCGCGGGCAGATCAAGCAGACGCTGCTCAAGCTGGGCTGGCCGGCCGAGGACCTCGCCGGTTACGTGGACGGCGAGGCGCACCCGATCGAACTGGCCGAGGACGGCTGGGCGTTGCGCCCGTACCAGCAGCAGGCCGTCGAGGGCTTCTGGCACGGCGGCTCCGGTGTGGTCGTGCTGCCCTGCGGCGCCGGCAAGACGCTGGTGGGCGCCGGGGCCATGGCGATGGCCAAGGCGACCACGCTGATCCTGGTCACGAACACCGTCTCGGCCCGCCAGTGGAAGCACGAGCTGGTCAAGCGGACCTCGCTGACGGAGGAGGAGATCGGTGAGTACTCCGGCACCCGCAAGGAGATCCGGCCCGTCACGATCGCCACGTACCAGGTCCTGACGACCAAGCGGAAGGGCGTCTACCCGCACCTGGAGCTCTTCGACTCCCGGGACTGGGGCCTGATCGTCTACGACGAGGTGCACCTGCTGCCCGCGCCGGTCTTCAAGTTCACCGCCGACCTGCAGGCCCGCCGCCGGCTCGGCCTGACGGCCACCCTCGTGCGCGAGGACGGGCGGGAGTCGGACGTCTTCTCGCTCATCGGGCCGAAGCGGTTCGACGCGCCCTGGAAGGAGATCGAGGCACAGGGCTACATCGCGCCGGCGGACTGCGTCGAGGTCCGCGTGAACCTCACGGAGTCGGAGCGGCTCGCGTACGCGACCGCCGAGACGGAGGAGAAGTACCGCTTCTGCGCGACGACGGCGACGAAGCGGAAGGTCACGGAGGCGCTGGTGCGCAAGCACCGGGGCGAACAGACCCTCGTCATCGGCCAGTACATCGACCAGCTCGACGAGCTCGGCGAGCACCTGGACGCCCCCGTCATCAAGGGCGAGACCTCCAACGCGCAGCGCGAGAAGCTCTTCAACGCGTTCCGCGAGGGCGAGATCAGCGTGCTGGTCGTGTCGAAGGTCGCGAACTTCTCCATCGACCTGCCGGAGGCCACGGTCGCCATCCAGGTGTCGGGCACCTTCGGCTCCCGCCAGGAGGAGGCGCAGCGCCTGGGCCGCGTCCTGCGGCCGAAGGCGGACGGCCACGAGGCGCGCTTCTACTCGGTCGTCGCGCGCGACACGATCGACCAGGACTTCGCGGCGCACCGCCAGCGTTTCCTGGCCGAACAGGGGTACGCCTACCGGATCATGGACGCCGACGAGCTGCTGGCGAGCGACTGA
- a CDS encoding DUF397 domain-containing protein has protein sequence MSETERAAWRKSSYSEQQCVEVGPRPAEARAVRDSKHPAGPVLTFGAAAWAAFVEDLRGPAGH, from the coding sequence GTGAGCGAGACAGAGCGCGCGGCGTGGCGCAAGAGCAGTTACAGCGAGCAGCAGTGCGTCGAGGTGGGCCCGCGACCCGCGGAGGCGCGGGCCGTACGGGACTCCAAGCACCCGGCGGGGCCCGTCCTGACCTTCGGCGCGGCGGCCTGGGCCGCCTTCGTCGAGGACCTGCGCGGCCCCGCCGGGCACTGA
- a CDS encoding HD domain-containing protein yields the protein MDTGTQHRDTPGGAGPDTTALRARWRATVTAAGAAAERDPAPYADRLLAAWAEPQRRYHTTAHLADVLARIDVLAPHATDLAAVQLAAWFHDAVYRPDRSENEERSAALAERALPELGMAAARTAEVARLVRLTVTHDPAPGDTDGEVLCDADLAVLAGAPEAYAAYAAAVRAEYGFVPDEAFWTGRAAVLRQLLDLPRLFRTPYGATHWEAPARANLAAELAALDPLDPLGGI from the coding sequence ATGGACACAGGCACCCAGCACCGCGACACCCCCGGTGGCGCCGGCCCCGACACCACGGCCCTCCGGGCCCGTTGGCGGGCGACCGTCACCGCCGCCGGCGCCGCCGCCGAACGCGATCCCGCCCCCTACGCCGACCGCCTGCTCGCCGCCTGGGCGGAGCCGCAGCGCCGGTACCACACCACCGCGCACCTGGCCGACGTACTCGCGCGGATCGACGTACTGGCTCCGCACGCCACCGACCTCGCCGCCGTGCAGCTCGCCGCCTGGTTCCACGACGCCGTCTACCGTCCCGACCGCTCCGAGAACGAGGAGCGCAGCGCCGCCCTGGCCGAGCGCGCCCTCCCCGAGCTCGGCATGGCGGCCGCCCGCACCGCCGAGGTGGCCCGGCTGGTCCGGCTCACCGTCACCCACGACCCGGCCCCCGGCGACACCGACGGCGAGGTGCTCTGCGACGCCGACCTGGCCGTCCTGGCCGGCGCCCCGGAGGCCTACGCCGCCTACGCGGCCGCCGTGCGCGCCGAGTACGGGTTCGTCCCGGACGAGGCCTTCTGGACCGGCCGCGCCGCCGTGCTGCGCCAGCTGCTCGACCTGCCCCGGCTCTTCCGCACGCCCTACGGCGCCACGCACTGGGAGGCCCCGGCCCGCGCCAACCTCGCCGCCGAGCTCGCCGCGCTCGACCCGCTCGACCCGCTCGGGGGAATTTGA
- a CDS encoding copper homeostasis protein CutC: MSNRALLEVIALDAEDAIAAQAGGADRLELVTDMAADGLTPPRETFAAIRAAVDIPLRVMLRTTDGFAAGDVSVLARTARELRAEGAQEFVLGFLNPDGTPDLAAVEAVVAELDDCRWTFHRAIDRAADRDQLRKALADLPGLDTYLTAGSAAGVDAGLPVLVAEAARRGEPGYGARMLVGGGLTLSHLPVLRSAGLDAFHIGGAARPSGWGRPVSAQAVAEWRSALA, from the coding sequence ATGAGCAACCGTGCGCTCCTGGAGGTGATCGCCCTCGACGCGGAGGATGCGATCGCGGCCCAGGCCGGTGGGGCGGACCGACTCGAACTGGTCACCGACATGGCCGCCGACGGGCTCACCCCGCCGCGCGAGACCTTCGCGGCGATCAGGGCGGCGGTCGACATCCCGCTGCGCGTGATGCTCCGCACGACGGACGGCTTCGCGGCGGGCGACGTCTCCGTCCTGGCCCGCACGGCGCGGGAGCTGCGGGCGGAGGGCGCGCAGGAGTTCGTCCTCGGCTTCCTGAACCCGGACGGCACCCCCGACCTGGCCGCCGTCGAAGCGGTCGTCGCGGAGCTGGACGACTGCCGCTGGACCTTCCACCGGGCGATCGACCGCGCGGCCGACCGGGACCAGCTGCGCAAGGCGCTGGCCGACCTGCCCGGCCTGGACACCTACCTGACGGCCGGCTCGGCGGCCGGGGTCGACGCGGGGCTGCCGGTGCTGGTCGCCGAGGCGGCGCGGCGGGGGGAGCCGGGGTACGGGGCGCGGATGCTGGTCGGAGGCGGGCTGACCCTCTCGCACCTGCCGGTGCTGCGCTCGGCCGGCCTCGACGCGTTCCACATCGGCGGCGCGGCCCGTCCCTCCGGGTGGGGCCGCCCGGTCTCCGCCCAGGCCGTCGCCGAATGGCGCTCCGCCCTGGCCTGA
- a CDS encoding HelD family protein, which produces MREDVEALDIRDVTANWVNAIVLQAQIDDRIKALADLSHTPLFFGRLNYLHAPGAELAEGAEGEQFYIGRRHVHDADGDPMVIDWRAPVSQPFYRASKTDPQDIALRRRFGYTGGELTAYEDEHLSDPAEAAAVSKLLQQEIERPRVGPMRDIVATIQPEQDEIVRSGLSGSVCVQGGPGTGKTAVGLHRVAYLLYAHRDRLARTGTLVIGPNRSFLHYIEQVLPALGELEVKQATVDDLVAREGLEVHGTDAAETAVVKGDARMAEVLRRALVSHVSAPTEPLMVVRGSRRWRVPAYEIAEMVEELQNRDIRYGAARDALPQRIAHAVLVRMEQAGEAPDDRVQDAVARNAAVKAAVKAVWPPVEPAKLVLRLLSDPDFLALHAADVLTADEQKLLLWPKPFRSVKSAKWSAADLVLIDEAADLVERTHSLGHVVVDEAQDLSPMQYRAVGRRCTTGSATVLGDLAQGTTPWATRSWDEALTHMGKPQAVLEELTAGFRVPREVIAYASRLLPSISPGLAPVSSVRETPGSLRISQSSDLTADVVAACRASLAHEGSIGLIAADARIPALAEALLAAGLPYLSPGEETTADSRLTLVPASLAKGLEYDYVVLDEPAAVVDGEPDERTGLRRLYVCLTRAVSGLTALHAAPLPTALS; this is translated from the coding sequence ATGCGCGAGGACGTCGAAGCCCTCGACATCCGCGACGTCACCGCGAACTGGGTCAACGCGATCGTCCTCCAGGCCCAGATCGACGACCGCATCAAGGCCCTCGCCGACCTCTCCCACACCCCCCTCTTCTTCGGCCGGCTGAACTACCTGCACGCACCCGGCGCCGAGCTCGCCGAGGGCGCGGAGGGCGAGCAGTTCTACATCGGCCGCCGCCACGTCCACGACGCCGACGGCGATCCGATGGTCATCGACTGGCGCGCGCCCGTCTCCCAGCCGTTCTACCGGGCTTCCAAGACCGACCCGCAGGACATCGCGCTGCGCAGGCGCTTCGGCTACACCGGCGGTGAGCTGACGGCGTACGAGGACGAGCACCTGTCCGACCCCGCCGAGGCCGCCGCCGTGAGCAAGCTGCTCCAGCAGGAGATCGAGCGCCCGCGCGTCGGCCCCATGCGGGACATCGTCGCGACGATCCAGCCCGAGCAGGACGAGATCGTCCGCTCCGGCCTGTCCGGTTCCGTCTGCGTGCAGGGCGGCCCCGGCACCGGGAAGACCGCCGTCGGCCTGCACCGAGTCGCGTACCTCCTCTACGCGCACCGCGACCGGCTCGCCCGCACGGGCACGCTCGTCATCGGGCCGAACCGTTCCTTCCTGCACTACATCGAGCAGGTCCTGCCGGCGCTGGGCGAGCTGGAGGTCAAGCAGGCCACCGTCGACGACCTGGTCGCCCGCGAGGGTCTGGAGGTACACGGCACGGACGCCGCCGAAACCGCCGTGGTCAAGGGCGACGCCCGGATGGCGGAGGTGCTGCGCCGCGCGCTCGTCTCGCACGTCAGCGCGCCGACCGAGCCGTTGATGGTGGTGCGCGGTTCGCGCCGCTGGCGGGTGCCCGCGTACGAGATCGCCGAGATGGTCGAGGAGCTGCAGAACCGCGACATCCGCTACGGCGCGGCCCGGGACGCGCTGCCGCAGCGGATCGCGCACGCGGTGCTCGTACGGATGGAGCAGGCGGGCGAGGCGCCGGACGACCGCGTGCAGGACGCGGTGGCCCGCAACGCGGCGGTGAAGGCCGCGGTCAAGGCGGTCTGGCCGCCCGTCGAGCCGGCGAAGCTGGTCCTGCGCCTCCTGTCCGACCCCGACTTCCTCGCGCTGCACGCGGCGGACGTCCTCACCGCGGACGAGCAGAAGCTGCTCCTGTGGCCGAAGCCGTTCCGCAGCGTGAAGTCGGCGAAGTGGTCGGCGGCGGACCTGGTGCTGATCGACGAGGCCGCCGACCTGGTGGAGCGGACGCATTCGCTGGGCCACGTCGTGGTCGACGAGGCCCAGGACCTGTCGCCGATGCAGTACCGGGCCGTGGGCCGGCGCTGCACGACGGGCTCGGCGACGGTCCTCGGCGACCTCGCGCAGGGCACCACCCCGTGGGCCACGCGCAGCTGGGACGAGGCCCTGACCCACATGGGCAAGCCGCAGGCCGTGCTGGAGGAGCTGACGGCGGGGTTCCGCGTGCCGCGCGAGGTGATCGCGTACGCCTCCCGCCTGCTGCCGTCGATCTCCCCGGGGCTGGCCCCGGTTTCCTCGGTCCGCGAGACCCCGGGCTCGCTGCGGATCTCGCAGAGCTCGGACCTGACGGCGGACGTGGTGGCGGCCTGCCGCGCGTCGCTCGCCCACGAGGGGTCGATCGGGCTGATCGCGGCGGACGCGCGGATCCCCGCGCTGGCGGAGGCCCTGCTGGCGGCGGGCCTGCCGTACCTGTCGCCGGGCGAGGAGACCACGGCCGACTCCCGGCTGACCCTGGTCCCGGCCTCTCTGGCGAAGGGTCTGGAGTACGACTACGTGGTCCTGGACGAACCCGCGGCCGTCGTCGACGGCGAACCGGACGAACGCACGGGCCTGCGCCGCCTGTACGTCTGCCTCACCCGAGCCGTCTCAGGCCTCACGGCCCTCCACGCGGCCCCCCTCCCGACCGCCCTGTCCTGA